In Rhizobium jaguaris, a single window of DNA contains:
- a CDS encoding L,D-transpeptidase, producing the protein MDESRVTRRGLVLGSLSLMISGCVSGSEDGPPLGYNVFGRDPDENPNLRRQEVAYEGGEPPGTIVVNTSERYLYFVEQDGRATRYGVAVGEEGLSFKGEATIGRKAEWPSWKPTDDMMQRKPRLLQYADGVPGGPLNPLGAAALYLYQDGHDTMFRLHGTNAPWSIGHAVSNGCIRLTNSNIVDLYSRAPVGTRVVVI; encoded by the coding sequence ATGGACGAAAGCCGCGTTACGCGCCGGGGGCTGGTGCTCGGTAGTTTGAGTTTGATGATTTCTGGATGCGTGTCGGGGTCGGAGGATGGGCCGCCGCTTGGGTATAACGTCTTTGGAAGGGATCCGGATGAAAATCCCAACCTTCGGCGGCAAGAAGTCGCTTACGAGGGAGGCGAGCCGCCGGGAACGATTGTCGTCAATACGTCGGAGCGCTATCTCTACTTTGTCGAGCAAGATGGCCGGGCAACGCGCTATGGTGTCGCCGTTGGCGAGGAGGGGTTGAGCTTCAAAGGGGAAGCCACCATCGGACGTAAAGCGGAGTGGCCATCGTGGAAGCCCACCGATGACATGATGCAACGTAAGCCTCGTCTACTGCAGTATGCGGACGGTGTGCCGGGCGGACCGCTCAATCCCCTGGGCGCGGCCGCCCTTTACCTCTATCAGGACGGACATGATACCATGTTCCGGTTGCATGGCACCAACGCCCCCTGGTCGATAGGGCATGCGGTGTCGAACGGATGCATCCGTCTGACAAACTCAAATATCGTCGATCTCTATAGCCGTGCCCCGGTTGGGACACGGGTCGTGGTCATCTGA